In Ananas comosus cultivar F153 linkage group 14, ASM154086v1, whole genome shotgun sequence, the genomic stretch TATAGGTGGTACGGAAGGCTTATTTGCACAGAAAACCCTGAAAATCACAGATGAAGTTCTTTCTACGTACAAAAACCAAGGTTCGCACGAAGTTgcccttctctttttctgttttaGCTTCAGTgttaccttatatatatatattttgtcgaCATAAAATCTTTTTCTTGTGAAGGTGGTTTCGATATGCTTGGTCGGAGTGTGGATCAAATAAGAACAACTAAGCAAGTGAATGTTGCAATGTCGGCATGCCAAGATCTGAAGTTGGATGGTCTTGTCATTATTGGAGGTATCCGTTGATCCACATACAGGTCGTTAATTATTTTGCTCTCAGATTGATGACTGCGGCTTCTTAATTGTTTTGAATTTGTCTATGAAGGAACAACTTCCAACACAGATGCCGCTCAGCTTGCAGAGACATTCACCGAATTAAAATGCCCAACAAAGGTATATAATTTTATGTAGTTTATCTATGCATCCTGAAATGACTCGTTTCATATTAATAATTCGTGATTGCCCTGAATTTGTTCCGGATCTTTTATTTGTTGatctaagatttttttttttttttttttctcttcttactGCTATTGCAAAAGAGTAACTATGTAACATGAAgataattgaaatttgaaacacCTTGGGCAACACTTAGTTTAATCGTCATTGAAACCTGTTATAAACTTGGATGGTTTCCACAACTAAAGAACAAATGTTTTGAACAGGTGGTTGGTGTTCCTGTCACTCTAAACGGAGATCTCAAGAATCAGTTTTTGGAGACAAATGTTGGATTTGACACAGTATGCAGGGTAAAAGAAGCCGACTCCTTTAGCCACTATTGTATTATCTCAATTCTTGGGTTCCCgagataacatatatatatatatatatatatatatatatatatatatatatatatataaaatttgctcTTGGCTCTCCAAATTTATCTGGTAACTGTTTATTGTTTCATTCTCCATCTTTTTATGgtctaaagatttttttttcttttttttttgaaattctttttatgttttaatgattccttataaaataatttttttactccaTGGTAACCCAGATCCATGTATAGTTGTTGAAAATATTGTCGAATTTCATTCATATTTGCCAAATAAGAGAAATGAATTTAATAGCAGACATTTTTCGtagttctctttttttatatatatatattttatttttgctgaACAATATTGTTTTAACAATCAACATCTTTTCTTCATAAATGACTGGTATAGTAGGCTTGAATTTTATATACTTCCAGGTCAACTCGCAGCTCGTCAGCAATGTTTGCCTAGATGCCATCTCAGCTGGCAAGGTATGGATTACTATCTTATGTTTTTGAAACCGTTGTTTTTATGTAGGTTATAGACTACGTGAAAAGTTAATCTTTTCGTTTTGAATGGACATAGATCATGGAGAAACCATATTGTGTACAATTTGTGGAACATCTTTCGGTCGTTACACTGCTTGAATGATTTTCCTGAACAGAGAAAAATCGCCTCTAAAAGggattttattatttgatattgGAGAAACATTTTCCAAATTGATTAATTGGATCATTAGAAGAAGATTATCACTTGTTTAGTGTTTGCAAttagtagttttatttttgcGATCACTCtttctatttgaattttgtGCAATTATTAGTAGAGAATGGTTCTTATATGGCGTGAGATGCGTATCATTGTTGTGATCCTTCCAAGTATTTATCTTATGGTTTCCGAAATGAACAAATTCCATTTTACTTTGCAGTACTATCACTTCATACGGTTGATGGGTCGCAAAGCATCACATGTGGCTTTGGAGTGTGCACTCCAATCACACCCAAACATGGTTTGATTTCATAGGAGATGATTCCATTACAATAAAGTCACATTTTCTTTCATATCTTGAATCACTTCAATTTTATATCAGCTCCTCCTAGGTGAGGTGGTGGCATTGTCGAAACTGACTATTTTAGACATTACAAAGCAGATTTGTGATGTAGTCCAAGCTAGAGCGAAGAAAGGTTAGTTCCAACTCTGTTCAGATTCAGCAGTTAGCGATGTCATAAGTTTCCTTGTATATAAGATGCTCTTTTTTGGTGCAGACAAGTACTATGGTGTCATTCTTATTCCTGAGGGACTTGTTGAAAGTATTCCGGAACTGTATGCGCTCTTGCAGGTACTACTACTCATTATACTGTAGACTACAGCTTCTAGCCCTTGGTGAGTTAGACATTTAAATAATATGTTGGATGCTCTATAACTATTGTAGGAAATTCATAGTCTCCAGAATGAAGGTGTTTCCACAGATGATATTTCGTCTCATCTTTCGCCTTGGGCATCTGCGTTGTTCGAATTTTTGCCATCATTCATCAGAAAGGAGGTACTCCCTCCTATCCATTGTAATGAAATGGCTTTCTATACTTTCCTAATTCCTTTAACTGAATATTTTGGTGCTTGACTAATAAGAACATCTTCTTTAATCCAGCTGCTTCTCCAGCCAGAGTCTGACAACACTGCACAGTTGTCCCAGGTAGATGCTTTTCAAGTGCTTTATGCATTTGAAATTGTTTTATATGTCTATGTACTTATTTATTGTAATTATGTGCAGATTGAGACAGAGAAACTTCTAGCCACTTTGGTCGAAGCAGAAATGGACAGGCGAATGGTaggttttacttttttaaaatctgtATACAAGTTAGGACTTCAAAGATTCAGACCTAACTTATTGTACATAGCTGATAAAGTCTTAAGGAGTACTTTTTTATCTGCAAAACATATATTTGATTAATGCTATCATTTGTCTTGGCTTTCTTGTTATTTCCTTTGAACATTTCTATGCTTTGTGCTTTGATTAAAGGCTGTTGAGTTGCGAATGATTGTTTGTCCTGTTCCTTttgatttataatatattttgtactAATTCTTCCAGAAACAAGGGACATACAAGGGGAAAAAGTTTAATGCTGTATGCCACTTTTTTGGCTATCAAGCTCGGGGATCCCTACCATCGAAATTTGATTGTGATTATGCCTATGTGAGTTTCACTTTTGTGGGAATCTTCATTTTGAATGTCAAATTCATGTCATGATCAGCTTGTGTGAGGTGAATACTTACAGGTTCTCGGACATATCTGCTGTCATATACTCGCAGCTGGTTTGAACGGATATATGGCAACTGTAACAAACCTGAAGCACCCAGTTTACAACTGGAGATGTGGCGCTGCTCCACTCACGGtagtattttcattttcataatgCTTTAATAGGCTCAACGTGATCATTTTTGGCCATTGTAATTGATAGCTTTTTATAAACTTAATCATTGCTTAAACTCTTCGAAAATTCAGTTATTTGCGAGTATGTGTGCGTTTGGCATATAATCTGGTGTAGAAAAGCCATTCATAATGTCTGATTGATTAAACATATATCAGTTTGGACTTGCCAGGCAATGATGACTGTGAGGAAATACTCACGTGGGCCTGGAGCCATTCCTATTTGCAAGCCCGCTATCCATCCTGCTGTCGTCGACCTCAAAGGAAAAGGATACGAGTACGTTTCTAGTGCAATATTTTACCCATTTTCTGATGCTTCCCTTCTCATGGCACTCAAACAATGAGAACTGTTTTCTCGTATTATTGTCTTTTCATTATTGCAAAGTATCTGTTACAGCTGCATGTTTAAAATGTTGCATTCTGAGACcttcatttttctttaaaaaacttGTACAGAGTGAGATATGATCCCGAATTCTAACTTGTTCTTGATGCTGCTAAGTTTGTGACTTACAGCCGATGTTCAAGTTTTCCCTTCAACTGTGCTTATATTTGCTTTGTTCTTTGATTACAGGTTGTTGAGAGAAAAGGCTTCAAGTTTTCTGATGGATGATTTGTACAGAAACCCAGGACCCCTTCAATTTGAAGGACCCGGTGTTGATGCCAAACCCTTTACATTATCTGTCGAAGATCTAGATTACATGGGCAGAATAAAGTTGCTCCAGGAATATCTTGATAAGGTTAGTGTCTTATATCAGAACTCTTGAGCCTTTTCCCACTATGTTGGTGACAAATTGACTGCATTATAGACTTGCAAAGGTTTATCCGAAAGAgttggtaaaaataaaaaaaaagagagacgCTCCCTAGCATTGagatttgctttcttttgtcCTGTTCGATTGTTGATATCTTTCAATTCCTCTTCCACAAGCACTGACGAATGATCGAGAAACCAAAAAATTCATAATCTGACTCAATGGACATGTGAAATCAAGCCATTTTGTTCTCTATACTGCGACACAtatttatgtttcttttttctttttttttttttctgttttaatATTTACAGGTGAGAAGCATCGTGAAGCCCGGGTGCTCACAGGATATTCTGAAAGCCGCTCTGAGTTCCATGGTCTCTGTGACCGACGTGCTATCAGTAATGTCCGCCCCTTCTTTGAACGGCCAGCTGCCTCTCTGACCACAATCATTGTTGCCACTCGCATTTATAATCGCTgtcgtcatcgtcatcgtcatctTTACTGCCGTATCATTCTTCCAGTTGAAAGCTTTTCGCaacccttttattttattatattggaAATGTTATCTACAACACCAGATGCTTCATTCAGGCATCTGCTTAATGTCACTGATCATATATAGTCCTCTGACACTTCCTGTGATTCTTAATCTCAGGATTGAGTTGGTTAATTGCTATATAGTAACTACATGTGTGAAGTGTTTGAGATTCCGACGACTGTAAAGTAAGAGGATGAAAAATAATTGGCATTGTGTATATGCTGCAATCTTTTCGAGAGTTATAAAAGAGTAAGTGCTCTGTTATTTGCACAATGTGTCATTTAGCTTTTTCATGTTATCATATTATGTAATCAGAGGGGATTGCGGACCTATCTTAATTGAAAACTTGGTATGGATATATATTGCTTCTCCATTTTTCAGTTTGATTGCAAAAAACATGTCCTAATTGACTCATTTTGATATGTGTAATATGAAATCACATATATGCATAAACAACCAGAATATTTTATTGTCGAACTTTCTCACCATACGTAATGCAATCAGCTAGCAATTTTAAACTCACAGCAAgttgtcaaaattttataatgttttaatatcatttgtcaaaattttataaattttttaacaccATATGAAAGACGAATTAGTATGTCAAACTCACAATTGATCAATATTAGTTGACTAATTTAGGAGGTCCGGATATTGAATTAGTTCAAAATGTTTTATTCATTATTTGTATCTTACTATCTTATAATGGACGCAATGTTAAATGCTGCTCATTATTTTTGGGCGTAAATATTCCACTGTAGAATATCATCACAAGTAAGTTAATTAGTCTGAAAACTaatataaatcatatatatagttTCGACCATTAATATAATAAGTGAGATTTAACATAATTCAGATCTGCGTGTTACAGTAGtaattaattgatttattaattCTTCAAACTACTCGCTGCAGATCATCCGATCCTTTCCCTTGATCTTCCATCTCAGTACTGGTCCCTGCACatgtgaaaaaaaaacatatacatGTGATTAACAGCAAAAAGTAAGGGAAAAAAACACTTTTGAATGAGAAACAAACATGCATACAGAGCTTACCAGAACAATAATCTATTTTGAATCTAccgaaattttgattttactatccaattttttaatttatttgatttgagtctaTCAACggtattttaacttaaaaagtTGAATGAGTCATtgatttttacatatttagttagtatactttatacAATCCTgataattatgaattatttattaaagtaagtaattagctaGCTTAATTAAATGTTGAAGTCATATATAGTGCAACTAAAATAGTCTGTAGTTCAGGTATGTTGTGCGTGCGCGTTAACGTACATGGGGTCCTTGTCTTCGACGACGATCTCGAGCGGCCATCCGGCGGGAAAGAAGTGGTCGGCGTTGCACCAGTCGAGGGCACCGAGGAAGCAGGTCTCGGGTTCGGCGAGCCCGCCTCCCGGGTGGAGGCGGCGGCACGTGCTGTAGACCCGGGAGTAGCAGGTCTCCCCCACCAGGCAGTCCGGGAAGCACCAGAACCAGTGCGGCCACAGCGACCACGCCCCCGCCTCCCCCGCCAGCCCGCTCAGCACCACCAGCCacgccaccgccaccaccgccgccccCCCGTAGTTTCCGCTGCCGCTGctcctgctgctcctgctgctgctcctcCCCGCGGCCATCGATCCGATCTCTCGACCGATCTgcacgctatatatatatatatatatatatatatctagcttGATGAGTTTCTCCGATAGATATGAAACTGGAGCACGAGATCTACCCCTCCCTCTCGCGTCGTTTATATACATGCATGCAGAGTTCAGAGTTCGATCGATCGATGCTCGATCACGGCATGAAATATATAACGTACgagctaattattattattcttatcgCGCGTTAATTCCATCTGAAAGTGAAACTGCATAACATACTATTATTACATATTTACATGTAATTAACCTGCATGCACGTACGTACCCCTGCATGGCTGTTATTATACatacttaatttaatttattcttgaaattgattaatataattaattggttGGTTCACTAAATTAATGATTATGAAACATATATGCATAACGCTAGCTATATATCTTTCATCTAACTGCTACTTAACATTGATCTCTGTAGTTATTGCTTGGCTTTCGTTCTGGcttaattaatttctaattaattaatttattagatctgtatatatatatatatatatgttacttaaatattaattaaatcggGTGTTAGCGAGAATTTATGACTTATTAACTACGTGCAAAGTGTGCGTACGTTTGGTTTAATTGCTGCATACATGCACGCATTAAGCGAAATAATATATATCGACcgaattaattattttgacGAAAAAGGCATGGGAAAcaagaattatatataataattactaGCCTAATTTGAATGTTATGTAATTAGTGTTGGTGTAAATATTTTGCTGCAATGCTACCTCTACAGCCATCTTTTAGTTGTAATATTACGGAACCCTCATCCATCGATGGACTGTAAATTTCACACTATATAGTCTAATTATCACTCTTATATAGACTACAATCGGAAATGGATCGTAAACTTAGCATTTCCCAAATATTTCACGACGAGAGATGTTAAGTTAAATTACAACCCGAAAAAGATTGTATATTGGATTATAACGCTTAATCCAAGATTTGTACAATATCCTATGCTGGCCCTAGTTTAAACTGAAACTAATATAAAGGTATACAAATCTAGATCTAAATTGAAATGAAGTAgatttttaagtaaaataaagaCATGGTTGGAGAAAGAGACTACCCACTCTTGCTGCAACTTGGTGGattgtttggttgaaatgtAATTATGCGATCTTTTGAAAAGGGAAAGAGGCccttagatttttaattttttttccctcttgaaaatgtgaatcaattaggattcaaacttgggacctcgagtaccaaccaccaagccttctgccacttactctagggacagtcggtgtaaaaatataattgttA encodes the following:
- the LOC109720532 gene encoding pyrophosphate--fructose 6-phosphate 1-phosphotransferase subunit alpha-like, whose protein sequence is MTNSDHEGPRELSKLQKQRALYQPELPPCLQGTTVRVEYGDSTTTADSSSAHVIARAFPHTFGQPLAHFLRATSKVPDAHIIEDHPPIRVGVVFSGRQSPGGHNVIWGLYDALKIHNPDSTLLGFVGGTEGLFAQKTLKITDEVLSTYKNQGGFDMLGRSVDQIRTTKQVNVAMSACQDLKLDGLVIIGGTTSNTDAAQLAETFTELKCPTKVVGVPVTLNGDLKNQFLETNVGFDTVCRVNSQLVSNVCLDAISAGKYYHFIRLMGRKASHVALECALQSHPNMLLLGEVVALSKLTILDITKQICDVVQARAKKDKYYGVILIPEGLVESIPELYALLQEIHSLQNEGVSTDDISSHLSPWASALFEFLPSFIRKELLLQPESDNTAQLSQIETEKLLATLVEAEMDRRMKQGTYKGKKFNAVCHFFGYQARGSLPSKFDCDYAYVLGHICCHILAAGLNGYMATVTNLKHPVYNWRCGAAPLTAMMTVRKYSRGPGAIPICKPAIHPAVVDLKGKGYELLREKASSFLMDDLYRNPGPLQFEGPGVDAKPFTLSVEDLDYMGRIKLLQEYLDKVRSIVKPGCSQDILKAALSSMVSVTDVLSVMSAPSLNGQLPL